In Candidatus Paceibacterota bacterium, the DNA window TGGGATAAGGTCGTAGCGACGTTTTAATTGCACATCAATATCTGACCACGCTTCTTTTGTTCTATTTACCAAAGAAACAAAGCTGTTGTAAGCGAATATCACCCAAGCAACAACTACGGCAACGACGGCTAAAATAATACTTGTAGGTGTCATAAAATAATTTAATTAAAAGTTAAAAATAAATGATATAAACGGAATTATGACAGGCTTGGTCTGAAAATCAAGCAACAAAAAAACTCCATTTCGTGGAGTTTTTTTGAGAAATATTTTTTAGTAATCCATCCCCATTCCCCCTCTACCTAGAGCTGGCGAGGATTCTTCTTTTGGCTCATCAGCAATCGCAACTTCAGTTGTAAGTAAAACGGCCGCAGCGGAAGAAGCATTCTGCACACAACTTCTTGTTACTTTTAGGGGGTCGATAATACCAGCCAAAACCATATCCGGAACAATCGTGTCGTTCGCAGCATCATATCCAGACAAACCTTTTGCATTTTTAACCTTATCGACAATAACCGAGCCATCATCCTTTCCGGCATTAATTGCAATCTGCCTTAATGGTGCTTCAAGCGCTTTCAAAAGAATACTAACTCCGACCATAAATTCTGATTCAAAACTTTTAGCGTATGCGGGAACATTCTTAAGCGATACTTCAACAGATCGTGCGGCTCTAATAAGCGCAACGCCACCACCAGGTACGATCCCCTCTTCTATTGCAGCCTTTGTAGCATTAACAGCATCTTCGATTTTCAATTTCAAATACTTCATCTCCGTTTCTGTCGCTGCGCCGACTTTAATTATCGCGACTCCGCCAGTTAGCTTTGCCAATCTTTCTTCTATTTTTTCAACATCAAACTTTGACTCAGTCTTCTCTTTTATTTTCTTCAACTGAGAAACACGCGCCTCAATGTCGGACTTTTTACCTTTTCCTCCCACTATAGTAGTACTGTCTTTTGTGGCGATTATTTTATTTGCTCGCCCTAAAACTGTCATGTCTACATTCTCAAGCTTAATTCCAAGCTCGTCTGAAACAACCTTAGCGCCAGTCAAGACAGCAATATCCTGAAGAATATCTTTCTTTCTGTCTCCATATCCAGGAGCCTTA includes these proteins:
- the groL gene encoding chaperonin GroEL (60 kDa chaperone family; promotes refolding of misfolded polypeptides especially under stressful conditions; forms two stacked rings of heptamers to form a barrel-shaped 14mer; ends can be capped by GroES; misfolded proteins enter the barrel where they are refolded when GroES binds), encoding MAKQIIFNEKARQLLKNGVDKVADAVKITIGPRGRNVVLDKGYGAPTITNDGVSIAKEITLSDKFENMGAEIVKEVANKTNENAGDGTTTAVVLTQAIIAEGIKQTTMGVNAMGIRLGIENAASEVVVALKKIGKEIKTKEEIMQVASISAESKEIGKIIADTIGKVGKDGVVTVEESQSFGIESEIVEGMQFDKGYVSPYMITNTDRMEAEYRDVPLFITDKKISSIKDILPLLEKLAQTGKKEIVIIADDVDGEALATFVVNKIRGAFSVLAIKAPGYGDRKKDILQDIAVLTGAKVVSDELGIKLENVDMTVLGRANKIIATKDSTTIVGGKGKKSDIEARVSQLKKIKEKTESKFDVEKIEERLAKLTGGVAIIKVGAATETEMKYLKLKIEDAVNATKAAIEEGIVPGGGVALIRAARSVEVSLKNVPAYAKSFESEFMVGVSILLKALEAPLRQIAINAGKDDGSVIVDKVKNAKGLSGYDAANDTIVPDMVLAGIIDPLKVTRSCVQNASSAAAVLLTTEVAIADEPKEESSPALGRGGMGMDY